In Thermodesulfovibrionia bacterium, the genomic window GAGTTAAGAGAAATCCAGAATGCAGATTTTGAATTGATTGACCGTAAATTACAGGAGGTAGAGATTGATTTGCTTTCTACTGCTGATTTGTTATTCATTGACTCTAGCCATGTAAGCAAAATTGGCAGTGATGTAAACTATGAAATCTTAGAGATAATCCCGAAATTAAAAGTGGGTTCATTAGTTCATTGGCATGATATTGTTATTCCTACAAATTACTGGAAAGAATGGATTGATGATGGGAATATGTTTTGGAATGAATCTTATATGGTTCATTCTTTTATGTTGTTCAATGAATCTTTTAAAATTATCTGGGCAGCAAGATATATGCGGTTAAATTACTTCAATGAAATGCAACAAATATTTTCATATCTCCAGAGCAATCATCGTCTGATGTCTTTTTGGATTGAAAGAATTAAATAGACACAGACCTTTGTGAAAAGGTTCTCTAACAAATCGTTGTAGCCGACACCACCCCGCGCGTTTTTCTCCAAGTTTGGTGTTGGATTGCCTGTGCATTGCCTTTACCACGTTTTGCGTTCAGGGTGATGCGGCTGAACTCAATCGTTACCCCCCACCTCACCCTCTACCAAACTCCTCCTCAGCCTCCCTCAAAAGCGCATCCGGCCGATCCATGTATTTAGATGAAAAGTGAAGAGGCACGAGCCTCTCTGTCTGGGGCTGGGCGATTCAACTCTTCTGATTACCTGCTCATAAAGTTTTTTGCAATCACAATAGAAATGCAATATATTTACTTTATCTGAACAATTCACTAAGTGAAGGGGGCATCATGAAAGACGAGAATAAGAAACTGACCACCAACGCCGGGGCGCCTGTCCCGGATAACCAGAATGTCATAACAGCCGGGCCGCGCGGCCCGATGCTGCTGCAGGATGTCTGGTTCCTTGAAAAGCTGGCCCACTTTGATCGTGAGGTAATTCCTGAGCGGCGGATGCACGCCAAGGGTTCCGGCGCTTATGGCACCTTCACTGTTACACATGACATTACTCACTACACCAAAGCAAAGATCTTCTCCCAAATCGGAAAGAAGACCGACCTCTTCGTCCGCTTCTCCACAGTAGCAGGGGAACGAGGGGCGGCAGATGCGGAGCGCGACATCCGTGGATTTGCCATGAAGTTCTACACTGAGGAAGGCAACTGGGACCTCGTGGGCAACAACACGCCTGTATTCTTCATGCGTGATCCGTTGAAATTCCCAGACCTCAACCATGCAGTGAAACGCGATCCACGCACCAATATGCGCAGTGCAAAGAACAACTGGGATTTCTGGACATCACTGCCTGAGGCGCTGCACCAGATCACTATAATCATGAGCGATCGGGGCATTCCTGCCACCTACCGCCACATGCATGGATTCGGAAGCCATACTTTTAGTTTCATCAACGCCAAGGGCGAGCGTCACTGGGTTAAATTCCACTTCAAGACGCAGCAGGGCATCAAGAACCTGACGGATGCTGAGGCCGAGGCCATGGTCGGGAAGGACCGGGAGAGCCACCAGCGGGACCTCTACGATAGCATTGAAAGGGAGGACTTCCCGAAGTGGAAACTATTTATCCAGATTATGCCGGAAAAAGACGCATCAAAAGTTCCCTACCACCCCTTCGATCTGACCAAGGTGTGGTTTCACAAAGACTACCCCATGATGGAAGTGGGCACATTTGAACTTAACCGGAACCCTGAGAACTATTTCGCCGAGGTGGAGCAGGCGGCCTTCAATCCTGCCAATGTGGTCCCCGGCATCAGCTTCTCGCCGGACAAGATGCTGCAGGGACGTCTCTTCTCCTACGGCGATGCACAGCGTTACCGGCTCGGCGTGAACCATCAACTGATCCCGGTCAACGCCTCACGTTGTCCCTTCCACAGCTTTCACCGCGACGGCGCCATGCGGGTTGACGGAAATCATGGCAGCACTCTCGGTTACGAGCCGAACAGCTACGGCGAGTGGGAACAGCAGCCTGGATTTGCTGAACCGCCTCTCAGCCTGGAAGGAGCTGCCGACCACTGGAATCATAGAGAAGACAAAGACTACTTCACTCAGCCCGGTTTGCTGTTCCACTTGATGAGCGTCGAACAACAGAAGGTGCTCTTTGCCAACACCGCTCGTGCAATCGGCGGCGCGCCAAGAGAAATACAGATTCGTCACATAGGTAATTGCCTGAAGGCGGACAAAGCCTATGGCAAGGGCGTGGCTGATGCGTTGGGCATTCCCTTGAACGATATTACAGCATAGATTGAACAAAACAGATAATGTCTCGGAGTCAGCGGTGGCGCATTAGCACCGTCTGCTGACTCCGAGACATTAATAACTACCCACCCTCTCTAATAATCCCGAGGTCTTAAAATAGGCTGTTAATGAACCTTGTATGAAAAGATGACTTCATATAAAATTATTACTTCACTAGTTATATAATATATAACACAATAGGACACTGGAAATAAGCAGCAGTTTGAAATTTATTATAACGCCTCGTACTGGAGAATCTATATGCCTGAATTAAGAAAAGACCCAATCTCAGGAAGGTGGGTCATCATCTCAATAGAAAGAGGCAAAAGGCCCTCTGACTTTCCTAAACGCATCACAGCGCCGAAAGGAGGCTTCTGCGCCTTCTGTGAAGGCAATGAACATACGACCCCGCCTGAGATATCTGCCATAAGGCCGGGCGGCGGCGAGCCGAATTCTCCGGGCTGGACATTGAGGGTCGTTCAGAATAAATTCCCTGCACTGCGCTCTGAAGGGGAGCTCGACAAGATAGGCGAAGGGATATTTGACAAGATGAACGGCATCGGGACGCATGAGGTCATCATAGAGTGCCCGGACCATAACAGCACTTTGTCCACTATGCCTTTGAAATATATTGAGGATGCACTGCAGACCTTTGACAGTAGGATATCTGAACTTAAAAAAGATACCCGCTTCAAGTATGCCCTCATATTTAAGAACGAGGGCGAGGATGCTGGGGCATCGCTTGACCATACCCACACGCAGCTTATAGCGCTGCCGATCATACCTCATTTGGTGCAGGAAGAGATTGAGAACGCCAAGCATTACCATACCTACAAAGAACGCTGCATCTTCTGCGACATCATACATCAGGAAGCAGCTTATAAAATAAGGGTCATCTCTGAAAATGAAGATTATATGGCGATCGCACCTTTTGCCGCCAGCTCGCCGTTTGAAACGATGATCCTGCCAAAAAAACATGAATCCAAATTCCTGCACAGCGGCAATGCGAACCTGCTGGCCCAGATACTGCAGAAGACGCTTAAGCAGATAGACCATGTTCTCGACTTCCCTTCATACAACATGATGCTCCATACCTCACCTTACAATAACGAGATAAACGATTATTACCACTGGCACATTGAGATAAAGCCCAAGCTCACAAAGATAGCGGGATTTGAGTGGGGCTCAGGATTTTACATAAACCCGACACCACCTGAAGAAGCTGCGAGATTCATGAGGGAAGCAGAGATCAGTTAGCTCTTCTTAACTGTAGCCAGCCCGATTAAATATATTTTTACATATGAAAATACTGATAGCTTCCTCAGAAGCAGTCCCATTTGTTAAGACCGGCGGCCTTGCGGACGTGGCAGGAGTGCTGGCCAATGAATATAAGAAGATGGGGCTGCAGCCTGCCGTCATCCTGCCTCTTTACAGAGAGATAAAAAAGGCGGCAAGTTCCTTCAATATCAAACCCCTTAACAAAGAGATAGCTGTGCGGGTCGGCAATGATATTGAAAAAGGCATATTATGGAAAGGAACGACATCCGAAGGGGCTGACGCGTATTTTATTGAGAATGAAAAATATTACGACAGAGATGAATTATACTGCACTCCTGAAGGTGACTATCCTGACAATGCCGCACGCTTTATCTTTTTCAGCAGGGGCACGCTCGAGGCATTAAAGGCGTTAAACCTGAGACCGGACATCATACACTGCAATGACTGGCAGACAGCCCTGATACCTGTTTATCTGAAAAAGATCTACAGAAACGACTTCCCAAAGACAGCTACGCTTTTAACGATCCATAACCTCGGATATCAAGGAATATTCCCAAAAACCGATATGCCTCTCACCGGCCTTGGATGGGAGATGTTCAACATGAATGCGCTGGAGTTCTATGGAAAGATAAACTTCCTCAAGGCAGGGATAATATTCTCTGATATTATTACCACCGTAAGCAGGACATACGCACAGGAGATACTTACCCCGGAGCACGGCTTCGGGCTGGAAGGCGTCCTGAGGGAACGGAAAGATGACCTTTACGGGATCATCAACGGGATAGACCTGGATTACTGGGGGCCTTTAAAAGACAAGTTCATCCCTGCCAATTACAGCAGCAAAGACCTTTCAGGCAAGGCGATATGTAAAAGATCCCTTCAGGCCGAACTGGGGCTGCCTGTGAACAGTTCACCGCTCATCGGGCTGGTTTCAAGGCTCTCATCACAGAAAGGGCTTGACCTTGTAATAGAGTCCATGGAAGAGATATTAAGATCAGGCGCACAGATTGCAGTATTAGGCAAGGGAGACGAGTTCTTTCAAAATGCGTTACTGGAATGCCGCAAGAAATATCCCGGACACCTGTCTGTGACGATAGGGTTTGAAGAGGCGCTGGGACATAAGATATACGCCGGCTCAGACATCTTTCTGATGCCGTCAATGTACGAGCCGTGCGGACTGGGGCAGCTTATCGCGCTTCGCTACGGCGCTGTGCCTGTTGTCAGAAAGACCGGAGGGCTTGCAGACACAGTCTCTGAATACTCGCCATCAGAAGGGAAAGGGACCGGGTTCCTCCTGAAGAGCCACTCTTCTGAAGAGCTCATGAAAAAACTTCAAAAGGCGATAGAATTATATTATGATAAGAAAGAATGGGATAAGATCGTGAAGAACACAATGGCGCAGGATTTTTCCTGGGGTAAATCAACTGAAAAATATGTATCTCT contains:
- a CDS encoding class I SAM-dependent methyltransferase: MIEIGAGDTTKISLQALQMNKKEGNSYKFYSVEPYPRRELREIQNADFELIDRKLQEVEIDLLSTADLLFIDSSHVSKIGSDVNYEILEIIPKLKVGSLVHWHDIVIPTNYWKEWIDDGNMFWNESYMVHSFMLFNESFKIIWAARYMRLNYFNEMQQIFSYLQSNHRLMSFWIERIK
- a CDS encoding catalase, with the protein product MKDENKKLTTNAGAPVPDNQNVITAGPRGPMLLQDVWFLEKLAHFDREVIPERRMHAKGSGAYGTFTVTHDITHYTKAKIFSQIGKKTDLFVRFSTVAGERGAADAERDIRGFAMKFYTEEGNWDLVGNNTPVFFMRDPLKFPDLNHAVKRDPRTNMRSAKNNWDFWTSLPEALHQITIIMSDRGIPATYRHMHGFGSHTFSFINAKGERHWVKFHFKTQQGIKNLTDAEAEAMVGKDRESHQRDLYDSIEREDFPKWKLFIQIMPEKDASKVPYHPFDLTKVWFHKDYPMMEVGTFELNRNPENYFAEVEQAAFNPANVVPGISFSPDKMLQGRLFSYGDAQRYRLGVNHQLIPVNASRCPFHSFHRDGAMRVDGNHGSTLGYEPNSYGEWEQQPGFAEPPLSLEGAADHWNHREDKDYFTQPGLLFHLMSVEQQKVLFANTARAIGGAPREIQIRHIGNCLKADKAYGKGVADALGIPLNDITA
- the galT gene encoding galactose-1-phosphate uridylyltransferase yields the protein MPELRKDPISGRWVIISIERGKRPSDFPKRITAPKGGFCAFCEGNEHTTPPEISAIRPGGGEPNSPGWTLRVVQNKFPALRSEGELDKIGEGIFDKMNGIGTHEVIIECPDHNSTLSTMPLKYIEDALQTFDSRISELKKDTRFKYALIFKNEGEDAGASLDHTHTQLIALPIIPHLVQEEIENAKHYHTYKERCIFCDIIHQEAAYKIRVISENEDYMAIAPFAASSPFETMILPKKHESKFLHSGNANLLAQILQKTLKQIDHVLDFPSYNMMLHTSPYNNEINDYYHWHIEIKPKLTKIAGFEWGSGFYINPTPPEEAARFMREAEIS
- the glgA gene encoding glycogen synthase GlgA yields the protein MKILIASSEAVPFVKTGGLADVAGVLANEYKKMGLQPAVILPLYREIKKAASSFNIKPLNKEIAVRVGNDIEKGILWKGTTSEGADAYFIENEKYYDRDELYCTPEGDYPDNAARFIFFSRGTLEALKALNLRPDIIHCNDWQTALIPVYLKKIYRNDFPKTATLLTIHNLGYQGIFPKTDMPLTGLGWEMFNMNALEFYGKINFLKAGIIFSDIITTVSRTYAQEILTPEHGFGLEGVLRERKDDLYGIINGIDLDYWGPLKDKFIPANYSSKDLSGKAICKRSLQAELGLPVNSSPLIGLVSRLSSQKGLDLVIESMEEILRSGAQIAVLGKGDEFFQNALLECRKKYPGHLSVTIGFEEALGHKIYAGSDIFLMPSMYEPCGLGQLIALRYGAVPVVRKTGGLADTVSEYSPSEGKGTGFLLKSHSSEELMKKLQKAIELYYDKKEWDKIVKNTMAQDFSWGKSTEKYVSLYKKALKAIT